The proteins below are encoded in one region of Megalops cyprinoides isolate fMegCyp1 chromosome 14, fMegCyp1.pri, whole genome shotgun sequence:
- the LOC118788990 gene encoding gap junction alpha-5 protein-like: MGDWSLLGNFLEEVQEHSTSVGKVWLTVLFIFRILVLGTAAESSWGDEQSDFMCDTEQPGCENVCYDRAFPIAHIRYWVLQIVFVSTPSLIYMGHAMHMLRVAEKRRQRDQEDKGGGGRASGGEKEYLEEKDFGKDVGKIRPRGALLKTYVLSILIRTVMEVAFIVAQYMIYGIFLNALYVCDGWPCSNKVNCYMSRPTEKNVFIVFMLAMAGVSLFLSIVELYHLAWKQSRRCFKAYVTSCRQQTPPTTVVAIGREHDTPAHPSCACTPPPDFDQCLASAPPHSHTHPSCHPFNNSMAAQQKSVNLATEHHHSQNNLGAMDFLQLSYVQGTDAPDTCVPPSPFHNGFLKEKRRLSKTSGSSSRARGDDLAV; this comes from the coding sequence ATGGGTGATTGGAGTCTGCTGGGTAACTTCCTAGAAGAGGTGCAAGAGCACTCAACATCTGTCGGAAAGGTTTGGCTGACAGTTCTCTTTATTTTCCGCATCCTGGTcctgggtacagcagcagagtcaTCCTGGGGCGATGAGCAGTCCGACTTCATGTGTGACACAGAGCAGCCCGGTTGTGAGAATGTGTGCTACGACAGAGCGTTCCCTATCGCCCACATCCGCTACTGGGTCTTGcagattgtgtttgtttcaacCCCCTCCCTCATCTACATGGGACACGCTATGCACATGCTGCGTGTAGCAGAGAAACGCCGCCAGAGGGATCAGGAGGACAAAGGTGGAGGGGGCAGGGCCAGCGGGGGCGAGAAGGAGTACCTAGAAGAAAAGGATTTTGGGAAAGATGTAGGGAAGATCCGTCCAAGAGGGGCATTGCTGAAGACATATGTGCTCAGCATCCTGATCCGCACTGTCATGGAAGTGGCTTTCATAGTGGCACAGTACATGATCTATGGAATCTTCCTCAATGCACTGTATGTCTGCGACGGCTGGCCCTGCTCAAACAAGGTTAACTGCTACATGTCGCGCCCCACTGAAAAGAATGTCTTCATTGTGTTCATGCTGGCTATGGCaggtgtctctctcttcctcagcaTTGTGGAGCTCTACCACCTGGCCTGGAAACAGTCAAGGAGGTGCTTCAAAGCCTATGTCACCTCCTGTAGACAGCAGACCCCACCCACCACAGTGGTAGCCATTGGCCGGGAGCATGACACTCCTGCCCACCCCTCCTGTGCCTGCACCCCACCTCCAGACTTTGACCAGTGCCTGGCATCGGCACCAcctcactctcacacgcacCCCAGCTGCCATCCCTTCAACAACAGTATGGCCGCCCAGCAGAAGTCAGTTAACCTGGCAACTGAGCACCACCACAGCCAGAACAACCTTGGGGCTATGGACTTCCTACAATTGAGCTATGTGCAGGGCACAGATGCACCCGACACCTGTGTCCCACCTTCACCGTTCCACAATGGCTTCCTGAAGGAAAAGCGCCGTCTCAGCAAAACCAGCGGCTCTAGTAGCCGCGCACGGGGTGATGACCTGGCAGTGTAG